In a genomic window of Octopus sinensis linkage group LG16, ASM634580v1, whole genome shotgun sequence:
- the LOC115220539 gene encoding uncharacterized protein LOC115220539, with protein sequence MRILKCWHSKYGLRLQRHHVAVTILIVIIITLWQIRTSCFKTELNPKYLYMQPREDVVSMSMKEKLKAFEHSENVTLVTAYFQLDTFRKGENSHVNPKVYKKWCSVYSRILNPVVFFTDSPEILSMFKKLRSPSLNNLTKLILVNRTDLWAFSLKPRIAKIFSQADYPKFHPNTVIPDYSCVMHAKYELLKKSIQQNYFHTNFFMWIDFGYFRYEVNKTENFGLSLPKGFDFRSVAFSLECNFQKIPLKEIIWKNLVWVAGGANLGRYDVLTRFCDDYISSVKRALNQNLMSTDQQIIYAMSVYRSWSSTTLQLCHAGWFCLGYLAKDAWEQQHK encoded by the exons ATGCGGATTTTAAAATGTTGGCATTCCAAATATGGCTTGCGTTTACAGAGACACCATGTTGCAGTTACAAtacttattgttattataataacatTGTGGCAAA TCAGGACTTCCTGCTTCAAAACTGAATTGAacccaaaatatttatatatgcagccAAGAGAAGATGTG GTTTCAATGTCTATGAAGGAAAAACTCAAAGCATTTGAACATTCTGAAAATGTGACACTAGTTACAGCTTATTTCCAGTTAGACACCTTTAGAAAGGGTGAAAACAGTCATGTAAACCCCAAAGTATATAAAAAGTGGTGTTCTGTTTATTCTCGGATTCTCAATCCAGTAGTTTTCTTCACAGACTCTCCAGAGATTCTCTCAATGTTTAAAAAACTGCGATCACCAAGTTTAAATAACTTAACAAAATTGATCCTCGTTAATAGAACAGACTTGTGGGCATTTAGTCTGAAACCACGAATTGCTAAAATTTTCAGTCAAGCTGATTATCCAAAATTCCATCCAAACACTGTGATACCTGACTATTCTTGTGTGATGCATGCTAAATATGAGCTACTCAAAAAGTCTATCCAACAGAATTATTTTCACACAAACTTTTTCATGTGGATTGACTTTGGATATTTTCG cTATGAAGTAAACAAAACGGAAAATTTTGGCTTAAGTCTTCCAAAAGGATTTGACTTTAGAAGTGTGGCTTTCAGCTTAGAATGTAATTTTCAGAAAATACCTTTGAAAGAAATAATATGGAAAAACCTTGTTTGGGTTGCTGGAGGTGCAAACCTTGGACGTTATGATGTCTTAACAAGATTCTGTGATGACTACATTAGTAGTGTTAAAAGGGCTTTGAACCAAAACTTGATGAGTACTGACCAACAAATTATATATGCTATGAGTGTCTATAGAAGTTGGTCATCAACGACTTTACAGCTTTGCCATGCAGGTTGGTTTTGCTTAGGATATTTAGCAAAAGATGCATgggaacaacaacacaaataa